In a single window of the Pseudodesulfovibrio profundus genome:
- a CDS encoding protoheme IX farnesyltransferase, which translates to MKRYVDLMRYRVSLAVTAGSLFGALFYGGPNVIDGVATAIGAGLLCAGSSALNQIQERAYDARMDRTRHRPVASGALSVDHALLVSLVLMISGLVLFSLTGGWPLLLLGLAVPVIYNGMYTPLKPITPMALLVGGVSGALPPLTGWMGAGGSMTAPAIVGVTVVFYLWQVPHFWLLQEKHREDYERAGFATLGKRLPKAFYKPLLALWVAAYFLALGYLAVMNVMASVHWLMPPGLLFMGGWTLFSVAREHNRRAAMTIYASLPLTLAAVLANTL; encoded by the coding sequence GTGAAGCGATACGTTGATCTCATGCGGTATCGCGTCAGTCTCGCGGTTACTGCCGGTTCACTGTTTGGCGCGCTGTTTTACGGCGGGCCGAACGTGATCGACGGCGTAGCAACGGCCATTGGTGCCGGGCTCCTTTGCGCAGGAAGTTCCGCTCTCAATCAGATACAGGAACGGGCGTATGATGCGCGGATGGATCGAACCAGACATCGCCCCGTTGCCAGTGGCGCATTGTCTGTGGATCATGCCTTGCTTGTTTCACTCGTGCTCATGATATCCGGCCTTGTTCTGTTCTCGTTAACCGGAGGCTGGCCGCTTCTTCTGCTCGGTCTGGCCGTACCTGTCATTTACAACGGCATGTATACGCCCCTCAAACCCATCACCCCCATGGCGCTTCTGGTGGGCGGTGTAAGTGGTGCTCTACCTCCGTTGACCGGATGGATGGGAGCTGGCGGTAGCATGACCGCTCCGGCAATCGTCGGCGTAACCGTTGTCTTCTACCTGTGGCAGGTACCCCACTTCTGGCTGTTGCAGGAAAAGCATCGCGAAGACTACGAGCGTGCCGGTTTCGCCACTCTTGGCAAACGCCTGCCAAAAGCGTTCTACAAACCGCTGCTTGCCCTGTGGGTTGCGGCATACTTCCTGGCTCTGGGCTATCTTGCGGTTATGAACGTCATGGCCTCTGTCCATTGGCTGATGCCGCCCGGATTGTTGTTCATGGGCGGCTGGACCCTGTTTTCCGTGGCGCGCGAGCACAATCGCCGTGCCGCCATGACCATATACGCCTCGCTGCCGCTGACCCTTGCGGCCGTGCTGGCAAATACGCTGTGA
- the coxB gene encoding cytochrome c oxidase subunit II, whose amino-acid sequence MYPQIFSAAKDVDQAFLAILGFSVFILVVVTLCMLWFLYRYNHKRHPDAAQIHGNVWAEIIWTGLPTLIVLGLFWTGWTSFKAMRTIPDGAMIVKAEGRMWSWKFTYENGRTSDELYIPIDTPIKLELSARDVIHSFYVPAMRVKWDMVPGIDTDAWIQSDTLGQYDIFCAEYCGLKHADMITLLHVLPDDEFQAWLEKKPDDGGKPRGLVLMEETGCFDCHAMDGSDDIAPHLNDIAGAERLIIIPGGEKKTVTVDEEYLRKAILQPGAELVDGWYDDMPSYEGEFSEEDLNAIIDYMLGKAESSAPHPGMEVAEIEGCLTCHSADGSETGIATSFKGLFGSEIKATRYDKETTLIADEAYIRQSIKNPSMFVRDGYDDTMPSYDYLDDESMDKLVSLIKSLGEEQ is encoded by the coding sequence ATGTATCCACAAATATTCTCCGCAGCCAAAGATGTTGATCAGGCTTTTCTGGCCATTCTCGGTTTCTCGGTGTTCATCCTCGTGGTGGTCACCCTGTGCATGTTGTGGTTCCTTTACCGGTACAACCATAAACGCCACCCGGATGCCGCACAGATTCACGGCAATGTCTGGGCAGAAATCATCTGGACCGGCCTGCCGACGCTCATCGTGCTTGGTTTGTTCTGGACCGGCTGGACCTCGTTCAAGGCCATGCGGACCATTCCGGACGGGGCCATGATCGTGAAAGCCGAAGGACGCATGTGGTCCTGGAAGTTCACCTATGAGAACGGACGGACCAGCGATGAATTGTATATCCCCATAGACACACCCATCAAACTGGAGTTGTCGGCCCGTGATGTCATTCACTCCTTTTACGTCCCGGCCATGCGTGTCAAATGGGATATGGTGCCGGGCATCGACACCGATGCCTGGATTCAATCCGACACCCTTGGTCAATATGACATTTTCTGCGCGGAATACTGCGGGTTGAAGCATGCGGACATGATCACACTGCTCCATGTGCTACCCGATGACGAATTCCAGGCCTGGCTTGAGAAGAAGCCGGACGACGGCGGCAAACCCCGCGGACTGGTACTCATGGAAGAAACCGGCTGTTTCGACTGCCACGCCATGGACGGTTCCGACGACATCGCCCCGCATCTCAACGACATTGCCGGTGCGGAACGATTGATCATCATACCCGGCGGCGAAAAGAAAACTGTTACTGTGGACGAAGAGTATTTGCGCAAAGCTATTCTTCAGCCCGGAGCTGAACTGGTCGACGGGTGGTATGATGACATGCCCTCCTACGAAGGGGAGTTCAGTGAGGAAGATCTGAATGCCATCATCGATTACATGCTTGGCAAAGCGGAATCTTCCGCACCCCACCCCGGCATGGAAGTGGCTGAGATCGAAGGCTGCCTGACATGTCACTCGGCTGATGGTTCCGAAACGGGCATTGCCACCTCATTCAAGGGCTTGTTCGGTTCCGAAATCAAAGCAACGCGCTACGACAAGGAAACGACATTGATTGCTGACGAAGCATATATTCGTCAATCCATCAAGAATCCTTCCATGTTTGTTCGCGATGGCTATGACGACACCATGCCTTCCTACGATTATCTGGATGACGAATCCATGGACAAGCTGGTGTCCCTGATCAAGTCCCTGGGGGAGGAGCAATAG
- a CDS encoding cytochrome C oxidase subunit IV family protein encodes MNTDTHAHHGPGYKLFVIIWCCLLVLTAVTVYAAEIDLGFLNVALAMTIASTKAALVTFFFMHLKYENLTFKLMVLICFIILAIFIGLTFFDTVYRPLG; translated from the coding sequence ATGAATACTGATACACATGCCCACCACGGGCCCGGCTACAAGCTGTTCGTCATCATATGGTGCTGCCTGCTGGTCCTCACAGCGGTCACCGTCTATGCGGCGGAAATCGATCTTGGATTTCTCAATGTGGCTCTGGCCATGACCATCGCTTCGACCAAGGCGGCTCTGGTCACGTTTTTCTTCATGCATCTGAAATACGAGAACCTGACGTTCAAACTGATGGTGCTGATATGTTTCATCATCCTCGCCATCTTCATAGGACTCACGTTCTTCGACACTGTATACAGGCCGTTGGGGTAG
- a CDS encoding cytochrome c oxidase subunit 3 family protein: MSEHPKDALGAKMGMWLFLFTEILLFGGLFVLYAVTLQRFPDEFHAGGKMLDLTMGTLNTVVLITSSLSVALAVVALQKGETKRAKIFLIITLVLAAVFLVDKYFEWGAKIHHGIYPGGAEMAAFDPGLQAFFNLYYIMTGLHGLHIIIGMGALTWVYWLIEKGHCNPEYNVALENGGLYWHLVDLIWIYLFPLYYLIA; encoded by the coding sequence ATGAGTGAACATCCCAAAGACGCTCTGGGCGCAAAAATGGGCATGTGGCTGTTCCTGTTTACAGAAATACTGCTCTTTGGCGGCCTGTTCGTCCTCTATGCCGTGACACTGCAACGATTCCCGGATGAATTCCATGCTGGGGGCAAGATGCTCGATCTGACCATGGGAACCCTCAACACCGTGGTACTGATCACCTCGTCACTCTCGGTCGCCCTCGCCGTGGTCGCCCTGCAGAAAGGTGAAACGAAACGAGCCAAGATATTCCTCATCATAACTCTGGTTCTGGCCGCAGTTTTCCTTGTGGACAAGTACTTTGAGTGGGGAGCCAAGATCCACCACGGCATCTATCCCGGTGGAGCTGAAATGGCTGCCTTTGATCCGGGCCTGCAAGCCTTCTTCAACCTCTACTACATCATGACGGGGTTGCACGGGCTGCACATCATCATCGGTATGGGGGCGCTCACGTGGGTCTACTGGCTCATAGAAAAAGGGCACTGCAACCCGGAATACAACGTGGCCCTGGAAAACGGCGGCCTGTACTGGCACCTCGTTGACCTGATCTGGATTTACCTGTTCCCGCTCTACTACCTTATAGCCTAG
- the ctaD gene encoding cytochrome c oxidase subunit I, translated as MADAAADKGFFASKGGSWFMEWFFTIDHKRIGMLYLWTILGFFVVGLLLGLAIRLELFSPGETIMSQQAYNAVFTLHGVIMIFLVVIPSIPAAFGNIFLPLQLGAEDVAFPKLNMFSYWLYLIGGAVALTSLFTGGGPPDTGWTFYVPFSAISTTNVSVAVMGVFILGFSSILTGLNFIVTIHRLRAPGLRWTRLTLFAWALYATAWIQVLATPILSITVLLIAVERLLGMGIFDPARGGDPILYQHLFWIYSHPAVYIMILPAMGVVSDIIPVFCRKPIFGYKTIVGSSLAIAFAGSLVWAHHMFVSGMSDTAVMVFSFLTFIVAVPSAVKVFNWLSTMYKGAIRPEPPLIYALGFIFLFAMGGITGLVLGSAGTDMHVHDTYFVVGHFHYVIFGGTGMGLFASMHYWFPKIYGRMYDKKLATWAALIIVIGINGLYFPMYLLGLAGMPRRYYDYLPQYTDLHQLSTYGSWITFAGLILMFWNLWRSRTRGRPTGINPWGAATLEWTLPSPPPTHNFDEDPVVTHGPYEYEGITIDEEHAKRTVEADT; from the coding sequence ATGGCTGACGCTGCCGCAGACAAAGGTTTCTTTGCTTCGAAGGGCGGCTCCTGGTTCATGGAGTGGTTCTTCACCATCGACCACAAACGCATCGGGATGCTCTACCTGTGGACCATTCTCGGATTCTTCGTGGTCGGTCTTCTCCTGGGGCTTGCCATCAGGCTGGAACTCTTCTCGCCCGGCGAGACAATCATGTCCCAGCAGGCGTACAACGCCGTCTTCACCCTGCATGGTGTGATCATGATCTTCCTCGTGGTCATTCCGTCCATCCCCGCCGCATTCGGGAACATATTCCTCCCGCTGCAACTGGGGGCCGAAGACGTCGCCTTTCCCAAGCTGAACATGTTCTCCTACTGGCTCTATCTCATCGGTGGGGCCGTAGCGCTCACATCGCTGTTCACCGGGGGAGGGCCACCGGATACGGGCTGGACCTTTTATGTCCCGTTCTCAGCCATCTCCACCACCAATGTTTCCGTCGCTGTCATGGGCGTCTTCATTCTCGGCTTCTCCTCCATCCTGACCGGACTCAACTTCATCGTCACCATCCACCGCCTGCGCGCTCCGGGCCTGCGCTGGACACGGTTGACCCTCTTTGCCTGGGCTTTGTACGCCACAGCCTGGATTCAGGTGCTCGCCACGCCGATCCTCTCCATCACCGTGCTCCTTATCGCGGTTGAGCGACTGCTCGGCATGGGGATTTTCGACCCGGCCCGCGGCGGCGATCCGATTCTCTACCAGCACCTGTTCTGGATCTACTCGCACCCGGCCGTGTACATCATGATCCTTCCGGCCATGGGCGTTGTCTCCGACATCATCCCCGTGTTCTGCCGAAAGCCGATCTTCGGCTACAAAACCATTGTCGGCTCATCGCTGGCCATCGCGTTTGCCGGTTCCCTCGTCTGGGCGCACCACATGTTCGTATCCGGCATGTCCGATACCGCGGTCATGGTCTTCTCATTCCTGACCTTCATTGTGGCCGTGCCATCGGCTGTCAAAGTCTTCAACTGGCTTTCAACAATGTATAAAGGAGCGATTCGCCCGGAACCCCCGCTTATTTATGCGCTGGGATTCATCTTCCTCTTCGCCATGGGCGGTATCACCGGCCTGGTCCTCGGCTCGGCAGGAACCGACATGCACGTGCACGACACCTACTTCGTTGTCGGCCATTTCCACTATGTCATATTCGGTGGAACCGGCATGGGCCTTTTCGCCTCCATGCACTACTGGTTCCCCAAGATTTACGGGCGCATGTACGACAAGAAGCTGGCGACATGGGCCGCGCTGATCATCGTCATCGGCATCAACGGGCTGTACTTCCCCATGTACCTGCTCGGTCTGGCCGGAATGCCGCGCCGTTACTACGACTACCTGCCGCAGTACACGGACCTCCATCAGCTCTCGACCTACGGATCATGGATTACCTTTGCCGGTTTGATTCTCATGTTCTGGAATCTCTGGAGATCCCGCACCAGGGGCAGACCAACCGGAATCAACCCATGGGGGGCAGCAACACTGGAGTGGACTCTCCCCTCCCCGCCGCCCACGCACAACTTCGATGAAGACCCCGTGGTCACCCATGGTCCCTATGAATACGAGGGAATCACCATTGATGAAGAACATGCCAAGCGAACCGTGGAGGCTGACACATGA
- a CDS encoding SCO family protein, protein MSTFMRHLSGAIIAIALLSVPVHAMQDKEMDHAQHGAASMEDAGHEVNKAEGTMDHSSMDMNTTDHNHGNMDMSDEDHANMDSAEHDHEAMMEEAGQEVGIEEKLGSILADVNFVDSQGNNVNLRELTKDIPTIMIPIYYRCPDVCNMLQGSFAEILPDVALKPGQEIQVVSISFDPRENRKDAARAKRTYIAATQGGYPAEHWSFLSAEGDVQSVNKWLHSIGYTVKREGGLYAHPVAVVAIAPGGKVVRYLYGSSFLPFDITMAGAEAATGKEGLSIKRMLSFCYNYDPEGRRYVFSILRVSGFAIFGFIGIFILYLVLSGRKHKGKKAN, encoded by the coding sequence ATGAGCACATTCATGCGCCATCTTTCGGGGGCGATCATTGCGATCGCCCTCCTGTCCGTCCCTGTTCACGCCATGCAGGATAAGGAAATGGATCACGCCCAGCATGGGGCTGCATCCATGGAAGATGCAGGGCATGAAGTGAACAAGGCCGAAGGTACCATGGATCACTCCTCCATGGACATGAACACCACCGACCACAACCATGGCAACATGGACATGAGCGACGAAGACCATGCGAACATGGACAGCGCCGAGCATGACCATGAAGCCATGATGGAAGAAGCGGGCCAGGAAGTAGGGATCGAAGAGAAACTCGGCAGCATCCTTGCCGACGTCAACTTCGTTGATTCGCAGGGCAACAACGTGAACCTTCGCGAGTTGACCAAGGACATCCCCACCATCATGATCCCCATCTATTACCGCTGTCCGGATGTCTGCAACATGCTGCAGGGTTCCTTTGCTGAAATCCTTCCCGATGTTGCACTGAAACCCGGCCAGGAAATCCAGGTGGTTTCCATCAGCTTCGATCCTCGCGAAAACCGCAAGGACGCAGCCCGGGCCAAGCGCACGTATATTGCTGCCACCCAGGGCGGTTACCCCGCCGAGCACTGGAGTTTCCTCTCCGCTGAAGGCGATGTTCAATCGGTCAACAAATGGCTGCATTCCATCGGCTACACCGTCAAACGCGAAGGCGGGCTCTATGCCCATCCCGTGGCTGTCGTGGCCATCGCGCCGGGCGGCAAGGTGGTTCGCTACCTGTACGGAAGCTCCTTCCTGCCCTTCGACATCACCATGGCCGGAGCCGAAGCTGCAACAGGCAAGGAAGGACTGTCCATCAAACGGATGCTGTCATTCTGCTACAACTACGATCCCGAGGGGCGGCGGTACGTCTTTTCCATCTTGCGCGTATCCGGCTTCGCCATTTTCGGATTCATCGGCATCTTCATTCTTTACCTAGTCCTCTCCGGACGCAAGCATAAGGGAAAAAAGGCGAACTAA
- a CDS encoding c-type cytochrome — translation MKKVLIALSLCLALGATAAFAGGDAAEFYAKRCGNCHGEDGSKTSGPSGGVMLKGQSAEDIKAKLMGYKDGSYGGKRKKTMMRMVEKIDDKMLNDLATHIGGF, via the coding sequence GTGAAAAAAGTACTTATTGCCCTCTCTCTTTGTCTGGCACTCGGAGCCACGGCTGCTTTCGCCGGTGGTGATGCTGCGGAATTTTACGCCAAACGCTGTGGTAATTGCCACGGTGAGGATGGCAGCAAAACATCCGGGCCATCCGGTGGTGTAATGCTCAAGGGTCAATCCGCTGAGGACATCAAGGCCAAGCTCATGGGCTACAAGGACGGCTCCTATGGTGGAAAGAGAAAGAAAACCATGATGCGCATGGTGGAAAAAATCGATGACAAGATGCTCAACGATCTCGCCACCCACATAGGCGGTTTCTAA
- a CDS encoding LexA family protein gives MRLLEEIQSLEGVCWLAEVGQLRSTGKQRIPLAVEAVPAGFPSPAEEYMERALDLNEYVAPRPEATFFVRVSGDSMINAGIHHDDILVVDRSQTARPGNVVIACVEGEFTVKRLVRTPEGLSLEPENTEYAPIPLSQETDFEIWGVVRHVVHRL, from the coding sequence ATGCGTCTTTTAGAAGAAATACAAAGCCTGGAAGGCGTCTGTTGGCTGGCTGAGGTCGGGCAACTGAGGTCGACAGGCAAACAGAGAATCCCGCTCGCTGTTGAAGCTGTCCCGGCGGGGTTCCCTTCCCCTGCGGAAGAGTACATGGAGCGTGCTCTTGATCTGAATGAGTATGTGGCTCCTCGTCCTGAAGCGACGTTTTTTGTTCGTGTGTCCGGGGATTCAATGATCAATGCGGGGATTCACCATGACGATATTCTGGTGGTGGACCGATCGCAGACTGCCCGACCGGGAAATGTGGTTATTGCGTGTGTGGAGGGAGAGTTCACAGTGAAACGACTGGTGCGAACCCCTGAGGGGTTGTCTCTGGAACCGGAAAATACGGAATACGCCCCCATTCCCCTGAGTCAGGAAACGGACTTCGAGATATGGGGGGTGGTGCGACATGTGGTGCACCGCCTGTAG
- a CDS encoding AraC family transcriptional regulator — MYKGCGPEEWRSFLVRIATHGPHIAHGLSIDDHELFISPTSHEVDVITPTNSHAFNLSFPKEELDNLIRKHGSETFFKQLRLGGCFRPSPESLQRLCGVLVQATSVAESSKEPQRLRSMCEDVVHAFGQCLSTTSSSIRQMSPNARRRIVRRVIDFIRSRPHENCKLAELCKAAEVSERSLLYAFKLELGMTPKAYLKIYRLHGVFRELRSGNCSSITEAATRWGFWHMGQFGVDYKEMFGELPSETLRAKSPTVHLMKTTPPAT; from the coding sequence ATGTATAAAGGATGTGGCCCGGAGGAATGGCGCTCTTTCCTGGTGCGCATTGCTACGCATGGCCCCCACATTGCCCACGGCCTTTCAATAGATGACCATGAACTATTCATTTCTCCCACATCACATGAAGTGGATGTCATCACCCCTACCAATTCCCATGCTTTCAACCTGAGCTTTCCTAAAGAAGAACTGGATAACCTCATCAGAAAACATGGTTCCGAAACATTCTTCAAACAATTGCGGCTGGGGGGGTGTTTCCGTCCCTCACCCGAATCACTGCAACGCCTTTGCGGTGTTCTGGTCCAGGCTACCAGCGTGGCTGAATCCAGCAAGGAGCCACAACGACTGAGGTCCATGTGTGAAGATGTGGTTCACGCTTTTGGACAATGCCTTTCAACCACTTCCTCTTCCATACGCCAGATGTCTCCCAATGCACGTCGTCGGATAGTTCGGCGCGTCATTGACTTCATCCGATCAAGACCCCATGAAAACTGTAAGCTGGCCGAACTGTGCAAAGCAGCCGAAGTCAGTGAACGCAGCCTTTTGTACGCATTCAAACTGGAACTGGGGATGACCCCAAAGGCGTACCTCAAAATCTATCGCCTGCACGGCGTGTTTCGGGAACTGCGCAGCGGCAACTGCAGCAGTATCACGGAAGCCGCCACTCGCTGGGGGTTCTGGCATATGGGACAGTTTGGCGTAGACTACAAGGAGATGTTCGGCGAACTACCTTCCGAAACACTCCGTGCAAAGTCGCCGACCGTCCATCTGATGAAGACAACGCCACCTGCCACGTGA
- a CDS encoding Y-family DNA polymerase yields the protein MKKIGLVDCNNFYASCERAFRPELRNRPVVVLSNNDGCVIARSAEAKTIGIPMGAPYFKWRTVIDKNRVAVFSSNYALYGDLSNRVMKVLFRFCPSVEIYSIDEAFVDLSGVPGGADAFARRLKATVESWTGIPVSIGIGSTKTLAKIANRFAKKHARSKGVFDLTSSPDPDLVLRWTPVCDVWGIGSRHAKKLRREGVENALDFRLLKRNWVKKKMTVTGLQTLLEVRGLPCYDFAAGPPPKKTIVSSRSFGHPVFKQSDLLEATAQYTTRAAEKLRKQGSVTSNILAFLQTNRFKLGEPQYSNSISIPLPVSTAHTPTLIKAAVSGMERIFRDGYGYKKCGVMLSSLEPANGRWLSLLDLPPDDHAQHTPLMNAVDACNNRWGRDTIKFAASGINGTWRMRREMCSPRYTTVWEELLEVK from the coding sequence ATGAAAAAAATTGGCCTTGTCGACTGCAATAACTTCTATGCCTCATGTGAACGAGCCTTTCGTCCCGAGTTGCGTAATCGCCCGGTGGTGGTGCTTTCAAACAATGATGGCTGTGTCATTGCACGTTCTGCAGAGGCGAAAACGATCGGGATACCAATGGGTGCTCCTTACTTTAAATGGCGGACTGTCATCGACAAAAATCGTGTCGCAGTGTTTTCATCCAATTACGCATTGTACGGCGACCTGTCGAATCGGGTCATGAAGGTGCTGTTTCGTTTCTGCCCATCCGTTGAGATCTATTCCATTGATGAAGCATTTGTGGATTTGAGCGGTGTACCGGGGGGTGCGGACGCCTTTGCGCGTCGACTCAAGGCTACCGTGGAATCATGGACAGGTATCCCCGTGTCCATCGGTATCGGTTCGACAAAAACCCTGGCCAAGATCGCCAACCGTTTCGCCAAGAAGCATGCACGGAGCAAGGGAGTATTTGATCTGACCAGCAGTCCTGACCCGGACTTGGTTTTGCGTTGGACGCCTGTCTGCGATGTATGGGGAATCGGATCGCGCCATGCAAAAAAACTACGCAGGGAGGGGGTCGAAAATGCACTGGATTTCCGTTTGTTGAAACGGAATTGGGTAAAAAAGAAAATGACGGTCACCGGTTTGCAGACGCTGCTCGAAGTTCGAGGACTGCCTTGCTACGATTTTGCGGCCGGTCCCCCGCCCAAGAAGACCATTGTTTCATCCCGCTCATTCGGGCATCCGGTTTTCAAGCAATCGGACCTGCTGGAAGCTACGGCCCAGTATACGACCCGTGCCGCTGAAAAGCTGCGTAAACAGGGTTCGGTCACCTCCAATATTCTGGCCTTTTTGCAAACCAACCGTTTCAAGCTGGGTGAACCGCAGTATTCCAACAGCATCTCCATTCCGCTGCCGGTCTCGACGGCGCACACCCCAACCTTGATCAAGGCGGCTGTCAGCGGCATGGAGCGGATATTTCGTGATGGATATGGGTACAAGAAATGTGGTGTGATGCTCTCCAGCCTTGAACCGGCCAATGGCCGCTGGCTGAGCCTGCTGGATTTACCGCCCGACGATCATGCGCAGCACACCCCCCTGATGAACGCCGTGGATGCATGCAATAATAGGTGGGGGCGGGATACGATCAAGTTCGCGGCCTCCGGCATCAACGGAACGTGGCGAATGCGCCGGGAAATGTGTTCACCGAGATACACCACCGTGTGGGAGGAGTTGCTAGAGGTGAAGTGA
- the cydB gene encoding cytochrome d ubiquinol oxidase subunit II — protein sequence MVDIMEIGSWHYYLAMIWFVLWGVLWSVYFILDGFDLGVGSLLPILAKNEAEKRAMLNSTGPFWDGNEVWLISAGGVTFAAFPYAYAQMFSGLYTALMLLLFALIIRGVSFEFRSKVESDRWKKIWDNCHFFGSLLPALLLGVAFGNIFQGLPLDETGFSQAGLFGLLNPYGLAGGVLFVVIFIMHGALWLTIRTTGDLHGRAVTTATRVWPVQVVLTVLFLAFTAFATQLFNNYMLYPVLFVVLALPVAGLVLMRTYLGAKEYWKAWAASCAYIGGVALFGVIGIFPAIIPSSPNPAHSLTIMNSASSQLTLQIMLGVALVFVPIVIGYQFWVYKNFATPMGEDDIHY from the coding sequence ATGGTTGATATTATGGAAATTGGCTCTTGGCATTACTATCTGGCCATGATCTGGTTCGTCCTGTGGGGCGTCCTCTGGTCCGTCTACTTCATATTGGACGGCTTTGATCTGGGCGTGGGCTCACTGCTCCCGATTCTGGCCAAAAACGAGGCTGAGAAACGGGCCATGCTCAACTCCACCGGTCCCTTCTGGGATGGTAACGAGGTGTGGTTGATCTCGGCAGGCGGCGTTACCTTCGCTGCATTCCCTTATGCGTACGCGCAGATGTTCAGCGGACTGTACACGGCCCTCATGCTCCTGCTGTTCGCGCTCATCATCCGCGGCGTATCCTTCGAGTTCCGCTCCAAGGTAGAAAGCGATCGCTGGAAAAAGATATGGGACAACTGCCACTTCTTCGGTTCGCTGCTGCCCGCCCTTCTGCTGGGCGTGGCCTTCGGCAACATCTTCCAGGGCCTGCCTCTGGATGAGACCGGATTCAGCCAGGCTGGCCTGTTCGGCCTGCTCAATCCGTACGGCCTGGCCGGTGGCGTCCTGTTCGTGGTGATCTTCATCATGCACGGCGCACTGTGGCTGACCATTCGTACCACCGGCGACCTGCACGGACGCGCCGTGACCACGGCAACTCGCGTCTGGCCCGTCCAGGTGGTGCTGACCGTCCTGTTCCTCGCCTTTACCGCCTTTGCAACGCAGTTGTTCAACAACTACATGTTGTACCCGGTTCTCTTCGTGGTTCTGGCCCTGCCCGTGGCTGGCCTGGTCCTCATGCGCACCTATCTTGGTGCCAAGGAATACTGGAAAGCATGGGCCGCGTCCTGCGCCTACATCGGCGGCGTGGCGCTCTTCGGCGTTATCGGCATCTTCCCGGCGATCATTCCGTCCAGCCCGAATCCGGCTCACAGCCTGACAATCATGAACTCCGCATCCAGCCAGTTGACCCTGCAGATCATGCTCGGCGTGGCTCTGGTGTTCGTACCCATCGTCATCGGCTACCAGTTCTGGGTTTACAAGAACTTCGCCACTCCCATGGGAGAGGACGACATTCACTACTAG